The segment CGCCGATTCCCAGCAGTACGGCAGCCCCAGCACGGGAAACTTCTTCATGCGGGTGGAAGCCACGACGTCCTCGACCCAGGCTGAACTGAGTTCGGCACTGGCCCCGGTGGCCGAAGAATTCGGCATGAAGTGGCAGATCAACCCGGTGGGCCAGAAGGTCCGTACCCTGATCCTGGGCTCAAAGGACGCACACTGCCTCAACGATCTGCTCTTCCAGCAACGCACTGGCACCCTCCCCATCGAGGTGCCGGCCATAGTATCCAACCACCGGGACCTCGAAGGTCTGGCGGAGTTCTACGGGATCCCCTTCCACCACATCCCTGTCACTCCGGACACCAAGCCCCAGGCCGAGGCGAAGCTGCTCGAGCTCATCCGTGAGCACGGCATCGAGCTGACCGTCCTGGCGCGCTACATGCAGGTCCTCTCCAACGAGCTCTGCACCGAACTCAACGGCAAGGCCATCAACATCCATCACTCCTTCCTGCCGTCCTTCAAGGGCGCCAAGCCTTACCACCAGGCGCATGCCCGGGGCGTGAAGATCATCGGTGCCACCGCCCACTACGTCACGGCGGACCTCGACGAGGGCCCGATCATCGAGCAGGAAGTCATCCGGGTGGACCACGCCCGCACAGCCGAGCAATTCGTGCAGATGGGCCGCGACGTCGAGGGCCGCACGCTGGCGCAGGCTGTGCAGTGGCACGCCGAGCACCGCGTCCTGCTCGACGGCACCCGCACGGTGGTGTTCAACTAGCGCTCCCCCACCCAACTAGCTCGCATTAGTTGTCGTTTTGACGCCTCATAACGACACCTATTGCGAGTCAGTTGGGTGTTCTACGCTGGGTCCATGCAGGGCTTCCCGGACGCCGACCACGAAGCGGACCTCGCCGCGTTCTATGACCGGCAGGCCCCTCTCCTGCACACCCGCGCCATGACCCCGCATCGGACGGAATGCCGCGATTGGTTCATTCGCCTGCTTAAGGACGAACACAGGCACTCGCTGTTCGAACTAGGCTGCGGCACCGGCGTCGAAGGTTTGGAATTCGTCCGAGCGGGACTGCACTACACGGGCGTCGATCTTTCCGAAGAGAGCATCCACGTCGCCCGTGCCAAGGGCTTGGACGCCAGCGTGGCGAGCGGACGGTCCCTGCCGTTCGCCGACGCCACGTTCCCGGCCGTGTGGACCATGAGCACCCTCTTGCATGTCCCCAACAGCACGATCCACGACGTCGTCGCTGAACTCGTGCGGGTCAGCGCGGCCGGTGCGCCGATCGCCGTCGGGCTCTGGTCCGGTGACGATGAAGAAGTCCTCAACCCCGAGGACCAAGACGAGCCGCGGCGGTTCTTCAGCCGGCGGAGCGACGACACCCTGCGCCGCATCTTGGGTGCCTACGGCACGGTGGAACACTTTGAAACCTGGCCCGAGGGAACGGGCGTCGAGTCCGGACCCGGTGCGGGCAATTGGACCCAGCACTACCAGTTCCTGGTCCTCCGGACACCTTCCGACCCAACTGACTCGCAGTAGGTGTCGTTATGGGGCGTCAAAGCGACACCTACTGCTTGGGCCCACGCCGCCGGGGTTCCCTGGCCGTGGGGCCCCACCGGCGAGGGTCCCTGGCTGAGCTTGCGAAGCCTGGGAGCCGGCGGGGACTTGCGAGGCGAGGGTGGCGGTGGGGACTCGTTGGGTTGGGGCCGGCGTGTTCTAGGCTTGCCCCATGGCTCCCATTTACACCTTCGCCGGGGATACCCCGGCCATCCATGACACCGCCTTTGTGGCACCCACGGCTTCCATCATCGGCAAGGCCACCCTCGGCGCGGACTCCAGCGCCTTCTATGGTGTGTCAGTCCGTGCCGACACCGCCGCAATCAGCGTCGGTGCCGGCTCGAACCTGCAGGACAATGTGGTCCTGCACGCCGACCCCGGTTTCCCGTGCACCGTCGGCGAACGCGTCAGCGTCGGCCACAGCGCCGTCGTCCACGGATGCACCGTGGAGGACGACTGCCTCATCGGCATGAGCGCCACCATCCTGAACGGCGCCGTCATCGGTACCGGTTCGCTCGTTGCCGCCGGCGCGGTCGTGCTTGAGGGAACTGTCATCCCGCCGCGATCCTTGGTTGCCGGCGTGCCCGCCAAGGTGCGTCGCGAACTGAGCGAGGAAGAGCTCGACGGCGTGAAGCGCAACGCGGCGCACTACCGGGAGCTGGCCGCGGCGCACCGCGAGATGCACGCGCAGGGCTAGTCCAGGCTGATCGGACCCAGCTCGTCCAATACGTCACCGGGACCGGGGTTGCCTGCCACGGACGAACCACCGAGGTGGTTCACCACACCCCACACGGCGTTGAGGCCTGTGGTGACGGCGCCTTCGGCCCAGCCTGCGGTGAACGAGACGTCGTCGCCGGCCAGGAAGATGCCCCGCTGGCTCTCCGGCAGCTTGTCCTGCTTGAAGTGGGTGAACAGTCGCTGCTGGTAGCGGTAGTGCCCGGGCAGGTTGGCCTTGAAGGCACCCATGAAGTTGGGGTCGGCCTCCCAGGAAACGGTAATCGGCTGGCCCACGATGTGGCTCGCAATGTCCACGCCCGGGTAGATCTGCTCGAGCGAGTGCAGCATGAGCTTGACTCGTTCCTCGGCATTGAGCGAGAGCCACTTCAGGGCGTCGTCGTTCCACGTGTAGGAAAGCAGGATGACGGCAGGCTTGTCCGGACCGTCGTCGAGCAGGTACGTTGCCCGGTTGAGCCGGTCGGTCAGCGTCATGGACAGCACTTCGCGGCCCGTTTCGGGGTCGATGTCCTTCCAGAACGGCCGGTCCACCATCACGAAGGTCTTGGACGACTGCATGTAGTGCGAGCGCTCGATCGCGGTCCAGAGTTCCGAGGGGAACAACGATTCCTGGGTGTGGATCCGCGTGGACAGCAACCATGACTGGCACGTGGTCACGACGGCGGGGTAGCCGGTTTCGCGGCCCCAACGTTCGCGCACCATGAGGTCGCCGTTCGCTCCGCGTTCGATGCGGTCCACGGCTCCGCGCGGGGAACCGGAATGCAACGATGCGAGCGAGGTGCCGTCGGGCCAGTGAGCCATGCCCGACGGCGCGTGGTGCCAGAGTGCCTCGGGGAGCCGTTGCGCTCCCCCGGTGATGAGCCGGTGCTGGTCATCGGCGTCGGTGTAGACGACGCGCAGGATTTCGAGGATGGAGTTGGGGAAGTCGGTGTCCCAGCCGCCGGTGCCGAACCCTACCTGCCCGAAGGCCTCGCGGTGTGCGAATCCGGCCTCCTTGAAGGACTTGCTTGCGGCGATGAAGCCGTAGAAGGTCTGCTCGTCCAGGAGCGGGAGCAGTTCGTTCCATAGCTCCTTGATGCGCTTGGTGTCGCGGGCCCGGATGGCCTCCTGCATTTCCTGGAACGCGGCGCCGTCATTCACTGCGGCCTTCCAGGCTGCGGCAACTTCGTGGAAGAACTCCGGCAGGTCCGCCGAGGTGGCGGCGTAGTGCTTCTGCCCGGCCAGCTCGATCACCGTGCTTGAAGTTGCGGGCGCGAGCGGGTTGGGGAATTCCTGGGTGTCCAGGCCGAGGAGGTCCACGTAGTGGTAGAACGCCTTGCCTGACACGGGGAAGCGCATGCCGCCAAGGTCTGCCACCACTCCGGGAGCGGAGGGGAAGCCCGCGGTGCGCAGCCGCCCGCCGATCTGGTCGGCCTCGTAGACCACGGGGCGCAGCCCGAGCTTCATGAGCTCGTAGGCCGTGACGAGTCCCGAGAGGCCGGCGCCGATCACCGCCACCTCCGCGCCGTACAGTTCCGGCGGAACAACCGCCAGGCCGTCGGAGTGGGCCAAGTAGTGGTCGTAGCTGAAGGGGAAGTCCGGGTTCAGCATGGTGATGGGAGCGTCGCCCGGCGTCGCTTGGGAAGTCCCGGTGCCACCTGTGCGGGGTGTGGGTTCCGTGGGCAATTCGGTGGCGATGGTCATGAAAGTTCTGCCTTCACAATTTCCGGGTCAGCGACCCTTGCGGATAGTTCACGGTATTCCTGATCGGTCAGGGCCGCTACCTTGGAGTTCCGGCGTCCGTAGCCGAAGTAGAGCGCGATCCCCACAAGCATCCAGCCGCCGAATACCACCCAGGTGTCAGCACCCAGGTTGGCCATGAGGTAGGCGCACATCAGCGTGCCGAGAACAGGAGTGATCGGGTAGAGCGGTACGCGGAAGCTGCGCTTGAGCTCCGGGCGGTTGCGCCGCAGGTAGATGACGGCGACGTTCACCAGCGCGAACGCGAAGAGGGTGCCGATGCTGGTGGCGTCGGCCAGCGCGCCGAGCGGGACGAGCCCCGCGGTGAGTGCGACGGCGGTGCCCACGATGAGCGTTCCGGCCACCGGGGTGCCGGTTCGTGGAGAGATACGGCCGAAGACCTCCGGGACCAGTCCGTCGCGGGACATGGAGAGCAGGATGCGGGTCTGGCCATAGAGGACCGTCAGCACGATGCTGGCGATGGCCAGCACGGCTCCGATGGAGAAGACGAGCGCGATCCAGGGCTGGTGGGTGGTTTCCTCGAGGATCTGGACGAGGGCCGCTTCGGTGCCGCCGAACCATTCCCAGGGGCGGGCGCCGATGGCGGCTACGGCAACCAGGACGTAGATGCTGGTCACGATCACCATGGAGAGCAAGATGGCGCGCGGCAGGTCGCGCTTAGGGTTGCGGGCCTCTTCGCCGGCAGTGGAAGCGGCATCGAAGCCGATGTAGGAGAAGAACACCCTGGATGCGGCGGCCGAAACACCCGCGGCGCCCATGGGCATGAGCGGTTCGAAGTTGCCGGCGTTGAACGCGGTGAAAGCGACGGCGCAGAAGAAGAGCAGGATGACGATCTTGATGGTCACGATCACGGTGTTGATCCAGGCGCTCTCCTTGGCGCCTCGCACCAGCAGGACCATCGCGAGGACCACAATCAGCATGGCCGGGATGTTGACCACGCCGCCGCTCCCCGGCGGCTGGGACATCGCGTCCGGCAGGAACTGGCCGAACGCGGCGAGGGTTTCGTTCACGTATTGCCCTGCGCCGACGGCCACGGCAGCCACGGAGACCGCGTATTCGAGGACGAGGCACCAACCACAGATCCAGGCCATGCCTTCGCCCATCGTGGCGTAGGAGTAGGAGTAGCTGGAACCGGCAACGGGTACGAGGCCCGC is part of the Arthrobacter ramosus genome and harbors:
- the purU gene encoding formyltetrahydrofolate deformylase, with translation MTDSTLPTSFVVTLSCPDRPGIVHAVAGALLEAGCNIADSQQYGSPSTGNFFMRVEATTSSTQAELSSALAPVAEEFGMKWQINPVGQKVRTLILGSKDAHCLNDLLFQQRTGTLPIEVPAIVSNHRDLEGLAEFYGIPFHHIPVTPDTKPQAEAKLLELIREHGIELTVLARYMQVLSNELCTELNGKAINIHHSFLPSFKGAKPYHQAHARGVKIIGATAHYVTADLDEGPIIEQEVIRVDHARTAEQFVQMGRDVEGRTLAQAVQWHAEHRVLLDGTRTVVFN
- a CDS encoding class I SAM-dependent methyltransferase, which gives rise to MQGFPDADHEADLAAFYDRQAPLLHTRAMTPHRTECRDWFIRLLKDEHRHSLFELGCGTGVEGLEFVRAGLHYTGVDLSEESIHVARAKGLDASVASGRSLPFADATFPAVWTMSTLLHVPNSTIHDVVAELVRVSAAGAPIAVGLWSGDDEEVLNPEDQDEPRRFFSRRSDDTLRRILGAYGTVEHFETWPEGTGVESGPGAGNWTQHYQFLVLRTPSDPTDSQ
- a CDS encoding gamma carbonic anhydrase family protein; this translates as MAPIYTFAGDTPAIHDTAFVAPTASIIGKATLGADSSAFYGVSVRADTAAISVGAGSNLQDNVVLHADPGFPCTVGERVSVGHSAVVHGCTVEDDCLIGMSATILNGAVIGTGSLVAAGAVVLEGTVIPPRSLVAGVPAKVRRELSEEELDGVKRNAAHYRELAAAHREMHAQG
- a CDS encoding flavin monoamine oxidase family protein — translated: MTIATELPTEPTPRTGGTGTSQATPGDAPITMLNPDFPFSYDHYLAHSDGLAVVPPELYGAEVAVIGAGLSGLVTAYELMKLGLRPVVYEADQIGGRLRTAGFPSAPGVVADLGGMRFPVSGKAFYHYVDLLGLDTQEFPNPLAPATSSTVIELAGQKHYAATSADLPEFFHEVAAAWKAAVNDGAAFQEMQEAIRARDTKRIKELWNELLPLLDEQTFYGFIAASKSFKEAGFAHREAFGQVGFGTGGWDTDFPNSILEILRVVYTDADDQHRLITGGAQRLPEALWHHAPSGMAHWPDGTSLASLHSGSPRGAVDRIERGANGDLMVRERWGRETGYPAVVTTCQSWLLSTRIHTQESLFPSELWTAIERSHYMQSSKTFVMVDRPFWKDIDPETGREVLSMTLTDRLNRATYLLDDGPDKPAVILLSYTWNDDALKWLSLNAEERVKLMLHSLEQIYPGVDIASHIVGQPITVSWEADPNFMGAFKANLPGHYRYQQRLFTHFKQDKLPESQRGIFLAGDDVSFTAGWAEGAVTTGLNAVWGVVNHLGGSSVAGNPGPGDVLDELGPISLD
- a CDS encoding amino acid permease, coding for MVSEAGSSESGTPLVRSFGVLQLTMISVGATLGTGILVILGESVPLAGPAVWISFVVAGLAALFSAVSYAEMAGLVPVAGSSYSYSYATMGEGMAWICGWCLVLEYAVSVAAVAVGAGQYVNETLAAFGQFLPDAMSQPPGSGGVVNIPAMLIVVLAMVLLVRGAKESAWINTVIVTIKIVILLFFCAVAFTAFNAGNFEPLMPMGAAGVSAAASRVFFSYIGFDAASTAGEEARNPKRDLPRAILLSMVIVTSIYVLVAVAAIGARPWEWFGGTEAALVQILEETTHQPWIALVFSIGAVLAIASIVLTVLYGQTRILLSMSRDGLVPEVFGRISPRTGTPVAGTLIVGTAVALTAGLVPLGALADATSIGTLFAFALVNVAVIYLRRNRPELKRSFRVPLYPITPVLGTLMCAYLMANLGADTWVVFGGWMLVGIALYFGYGRRNSKVAALTDQEYRELSARVADPEIVKAELS